One window of the Pedobacter ginsengisoli genome contains the following:
- the htpG gene encoding molecular chaperone HtpG, with amino-acid sequence MSIEEKGTISIHTENIFPIIKKFLYSDNEIFLRELVSNAVDAVQKIKRLAALGQYSGELGEPLVEVAVDKEKKTITITDNGLGMTAEEIKKYINQVAFSGASEFVEKFKDAKDANEIIGKFGLGFYSAFMVADLVEIQTLSYQDGAEPARWVCDGSTEFEITAGSRTTRGTEIILHINAESEEFLDNHKIEEILDKYGKFLPVPIKFGTKTVQEPDGEDEEGKPKTIGVEVDNIINTTNPIWTKAPADLSDEDYLAFYKQLYPFSEDPLFWIHLNVDYPFNLTGVLYFPKVKNDFDMQRNKIKLFSRQVFITDEVKDIVPEFLMLLHGVIDSPDIPLNVSRSFLQADSNVKKINSYITKKVADKLQELFNKDRKGYEEKWGDIGLFVKYGMVSEEKFNDKAKDFALLTNTKNENFTLDEYHEKVKDFQTDKNGQVVYIYSNDPSKQDSFIQSANKKDYDVLLMNSPIDNHFVSHLEQKLEKTSLKRVDSSVADKLIEKGDAIESVLTEEQSKTVSGIFEKAITKPGMHVEVVGLSPDELPVTVTMDEFMRRMKDMAQMGGGMGFYGSMPDSYKVAINGNHKLIGKILKAENEEEQSLLAKQAVDLALLAQGMLTGAELTAFVSRSVELI; translated from the coding sequence ATGAGCATAGAAGAAAAAGGAACCATATCCATTCACACGGAAAACATTTTCCCAATCATCAAGAAATTCCTGTATTCCGATAACGAGATCTTTTTAAGAGAGCTTGTTTCAAATGCCGTTGATGCGGTACAAAAAATTAAACGTTTAGCAGCATTAGGGCAGTACAGCGGGGAGCTGGGAGAGCCTTTGGTAGAGGTTGCTGTAGATAAAGAAAAAAAGACCATTACCATTACAGATAATGGTTTAGGGATGACAGCCGAAGAGATCAAAAAGTATATCAATCAGGTGGCATTTTCTGGAGCAAGCGAATTTGTAGAGAAATTTAAAGACGCCAAAGATGCTAATGAGATTATTGGTAAATTTGGTTTAGGCTTTTACTCGGCCTTTATGGTGGCTGATTTGGTAGAGATCCAAACGTTGTCTTACCAGGATGGCGCAGAGCCGGCAAGATGGGTTTGCGATGGAAGTACTGAGTTTGAAATTACTGCTGGTAGCAGAACCACCCGTGGTACCGAAATTATACTTCATATAAATGCTGAGTCTGAAGAATTTTTAGATAACCATAAAATAGAAGAAATTCTTGATAAATACGGTAAGTTTTTACCGGTACCAATTAAATTTGGAACAAAAACAGTTCAGGAACCAGATGGCGAGGATGAAGAAGGAAAACCAAAAACAATAGGAGTAGAGGTTGATAATATCATCAATACAACTAACCCAATCTGGACTAAAGCGCCTGCAGATTTGTCAGATGAAGACTATCTTGCATTTTATAAGCAATTGTATCCATTCTCTGAAGATCCGTTGTTCTGGATTCACCTGAATGTAGACTATCCTTTTAACTTAACCGGAGTGCTTTACTTCCCTAAAGTGAAAAATGATTTTGATATGCAGCGCAATAAAATCAAATTGTTTTCACGTCAGGTGTTTATTACCGACGAAGTAAAAGATATTGTGCCAGAGTTTTTAATGTTGTTGCATGGGGTTATCGACTCGCCTGATATTCCTTTAAACGTATCAAGAAGCTTTTTGCAGGCTGATAGTAACGTTAAAAAAATCAACAGCTACATCACTAAAAAAGTAGCCGATAAACTTCAGGAACTATTTAATAAAGACCGTAAAGGATACGAAGAGAAGTGGGGAGATATTGGCCTGTTTGTAAAATATGGAATGGTAAGCGAAGAGAAGTTTAATGATAAAGCAAAAGACTTCGCATTGCTGACGAACACTAAGAATGAAAATTTTACGCTTGATGAGTACCATGAAAAAGTTAAAGATTTCCAAACTGATAAAAACGGACAGGTAGTTTATATTTATTCAAACGATCCATCAAAACAAGATAGCTTTATTCAATCGGCAAATAAAAAAGATTACGATGTTTTACTGATGAATTCTCCTATTGATAACCACTTTGTTAGCCATCTGGAGCAAAAACTTGAAAAAACATCTTTAAAGCGTGTAGATTCAAGTGTGGCCGATAAATTAATTGAAAAAGGCGACGCTATTGAATCAGTACTTACCGAAGAGCAAAGTAAAACCGTATCTGGTATTTTTGAGAAAGCGATAACTAAACCAGGTATGCACGTAGAGGTGGTGGGTTTAAGCCCTGATGAATTGCCTGTTACTGTAACCATGGATGAATTTATGCGCCGTATGAAAGATATGGCCCAAATGGGAGGCGGAATGGGCTTTTATGGCAGTATGCCTGATAGTTATAAGGTTGCTATTAATGGAAACCATAAGCTAATCGGAAAGATTCTTAAGGCCGAGAATGAGGAAGAACAAAGCTTGCTTGCTAAACAGGCCGTTGATCTTGCCTTACTTGCACAAGGAATGCTAACAGGGGCAGAATTAACAGCTTTTGTAAGCAGAAGCGTTGAGCTGATATAG
- a CDS encoding DUF4397 domain-containing protein, with amino-acid sequence MKFTNKFKAISKTLIAAVTVSAVMVSCTKDKFDYTPQPISALGVIHASPTTEKLDFYIGETKVNNDDFAYTNRINYKQVLSGERDVKITKKGSATSVLSEKLKLKEQMAYSLFVIDGFDKVKFLLVKDSVTMPGSGKAKLRFINLSPDAPALNLEIAGKDAPVATNKLFKEYSNFESIDAGDKVTFKVKDGAGAEVATLVDQKIENGKVYTIWVKGLKSATTDEMKVGAVIFNH; translated from the coding sequence ATGAAATTTACAAACAAATTTAAAGCGATATCAAAAACACTTATTGCTGCGGTTACAGTCTCAGCGGTAATGGTATCTTGTACAAAGGATAAGTTTGACTATACACCTCAACCGATATCCGCTTTGGGCGTTATTCATGCTTCTCCAACTACTGAAAAACTAGATTTTTACATTGGAGAGACTAAAGTAAATAACGATGATTTTGCTTACACCAACAGAATTAACTACAAACAGGTTCTTTCTGGAGAAAGAGATGTAAAAATTACTAAAAAAGGATCTGCTACAAGTGTTCTATCAGAAAAGCTAAAATTAAAAGAGCAAATGGCATACTCGCTTTTTGTGATAGATGGATTTGATAAAGTAAAGTTTCTATTAGTTAAGGATTCTGTTACTATGCCGGGTTCAGGTAAAGCTAAACTTCGTTTTATAAACCTTAGTCCTGATGCCCCTGCATTGAACCTAGAAATTGCCGGAAAAGATGCGCCTGTTGCTACAAATAAATTATTTAAAGAATATAGTAACTTTGAAAGTATTGATGCAGGCGATAAAGTAACATTTAAGGTTAAAGACGGTGCTGGTGCTGAAGTTGCAACCTTAGTTGATCAAAAAATTGAAAATGGTAAAGTTTATACCATTTGGGTAAAAGGACTTAAGTCGGCTACAACTGACGAAATGAAAGTTGGAGCGGTTATTTTTAACCACTAA
- a CDS encoding RNA polymerase sigma factor encodes MLGLEDIIAGCLKNDNKSKEMIYKSFYGYLMGVILRYVNDRNDSEELVNDSFIKIFKGITQFSFPKDDTELQKAFKGWIARISSRTAIDFLRTKKTYMYVDDIGEDQQPLTRIDAVSQLNVQDILKLLNKLPETHRIIFNMYEIEGFSHDEISKMLNIPESSSRVYLTRAKNKLRDLYSKTLINSYATN; translated from the coding sequence ATGCTCGGGCTTGAGGATATTATAGCAGGGTGTTTGAAGAATGACAACAAAAGTAAGGAGATGATTTATAAATCATTCTACGGCTATTTAATGGGTGTTATTTTGCGTTATGTTAACGATAGAAATGACTCGGAAGAGCTTGTAAATGATAGTTTTATAAAGATTTTTAAAGGGATAACACAGTTTAGTTTCCCAAAGGATGATACAGAATTACAAAAGGCTTTTAAGGGCTGGATAGCAAGAATCTCATCTCGTACGGCAATAGACTTTTTAAGAACAAAAAAGACATACATGTACGTTGATGATATAGGCGAAGACCAGCAGCCTCTTACACGTATTGATGCTGTTTCGCAATTAAATGTGCAGGATATTCTAAAACTCCTAAATAAATTGCCGGAAACACACCGGATTATTTTTAATATGTATGAAATTGAAGGGTTTTCGCATGATGAGATATCGAAAATGCTGAACATTCCGGAAAGCTCAAGCAGGGTTTACCTTACAAGGGCAAAGAATAAGTTGAGGGACTTATATTCTAAAACATTAATTAATTCATATGCAACGAACTGA
- a CDS encoding TlpA family protein disulfide reductase, which translates to MMTKKNIINAVFIALFLIILFVPSAKAFLMQGLMEIGLFKPRTEPIAAGTPPADLSGIKFEDKSGKTVDLGSLKGKVIFINFWATWCPPCLAEMPSINKLYEQYKSDKDVVFIMVDADSNLAKAQKYMDSRSYGMPVYSVASNIPENLFKGALPTTIVFDKQGRISYNESGAANYASSKFIEFIEQLKNLKI; encoded by the coding sequence ATGATGACGAAGAAAAACATAATAAATGCTGTATTTATAGCATTGTTCCTGATCATTTTATTTGTTCCGTCGGCCAAAGCATTTTTAATGCAAGGGCTAATGGAGATAGGCTTGTTTAAACCTCGAACAGAACCCATAGCAGCAGGGACTCCTCCTGCTGACCTTTCAGGAATTAAATTTGAAGATAAGAGCGGAAAAACGGTTGACCTCGGGTCATTAAAAGGCAAAGTAATATTTATTAATTTCTGGGCTACCTGGTGCCCTCCTTGTCTGGCAGAAATGCCTTCTATCAACAAGCTTTATGAACAATATAAAAGTGATAAGGATGTTGTTTTTATTATGGTAGATGCAGATAGCAACTTAGCTAAAGCACAAAAGTATATGGATTCAAGAAGCTACGGAATGCCGGTTTATTCAGTTGCGTCAAACATTCCCGAAAATCTTTTTAAAGGGGCATTGCCAACAACAATTGTTTTTGATAAGCAAGGTCGTATATCCTACAATGAATCTGGAGCAGCCAATTATGCAAGTTCAAAATTCATTGAATTTATTGAGCAATTGAAGAATCTTAAGATTTAA
- a CDS encoding penicillin-binding protein activator LpoB, which produces MQFKKILTLAAIAVSGLMISSCSRQVTRINTTETVDVSGNWNNTDSRIVAQEMTQSVLGAKWLSTHLEAKAGKKPVVVVGLVQNKSHEHIDAETFVKDVEQAFVQSERVRLVQGGKKREELRAEKADQQDNASVSTMKKFGLENGADYILQGSINSIVDSHKRKKVVYYQVNLELTDIQTNEVVWIGDKKIAKYVKN; this is translated from the coding sequence ATGCAGTTTAAAAAAATATTAACTCTCGCTGCCATTGCAGTTTCTGGCCTTATGATTTCATCATGTTCCAGACAAGTAACAAGAATTAACACAACAGAGACGGTTGATGTTAGCGGAAATTGGAATAACACTGACTCCAGAATAGTTGCTCAGGAAATGACACAAAGCGTGTTGGGCGCCAAATGGTTATCTACCCATCTTGAGGCTAAAGCAGGCAAAAAACCAGTAGTAGTCGTTGGCCTTGTTCAAAATAAAAGCCATGAGCATATAGATGCAGAAACATTTGTTAAAGATGTTGAGCAGGCATTTGTTCAAAGTGAGCGCGTTCGTTTGGTGCAGGGAGGTAAAAAAAGAGAAGAACTGCGCGCAGAAAAAGCAGATCAGCAAGATAATGCCTCTGTTTCTACAATGAAGAAATTCGGATTGGAAAACGGAGCTGACTATATTTTGCAGGGTTCAATTAATTCGATTGTTGATTCTCATAAACGCAAAAAAGTAGTTTATTATCAGGTAAATCTGGAGTTAACAGATATCCAAACCAACGAAGTTGTATGGATAGGAGATAAAAAAATTGCTAAATACGTTAAGAACTAG
- a CDS encoding COG3014 family protein — protein sequence MTNNSKNKLKASVLLGLMLFLFSCASYNEKIAGYYKQIATGNYNEAVKELDKNRLLQKPRNKLLFLMEKGKASHLIGDYENSNRYFNEADQLLENGIGGAMDAVVGTLVNPMTQAYKGEDFEKFMIHYYKALNYLYLHKTEDAIVEARRISLQSQEQGDKFNDKENRYSKDAFSLMLQGLIYESDGDVNNAFIAYRNAAEVYLKSPDKTYYGTTLPKELELDVLRMADENGFKSELNRFEELFNIKYQPQPSSEGGTLILFWENGLAPVKQQEEFLFSLIRGSNGDLVFTNAAGTLFIPYNTAYGTGDINLNSVNSLRATYPKYVAQRPYFASATITNADSTISFEKAEDINELAFKTLNQRFAKEMGKILTRLAVKKSAEYALKASAKGNGKDGKDNSLLEGLGFGMQLYSLLSEKADTRNWQTLPSEIRYARIPLKKGDNAITLTLKGVNGNNETKTINITGTGKMQFYNYSTLR from the coding sequence ATGACAAATAATAGTAAGAATAAGCTTAAGGCATCAGTTCTTTTAGGATTGATGCTTTTTCTTTTTAGCTGTGCTTCTTATAATGAGAAAATTGCGGGGTATTATAAACAAATCGCAACGGGAAATTATAATGAGGCTGTTAAGGAGCTGGATAAGAATCGCCTGCTCCAGAAACCACGAAATAAATTGCTGTTCTTAATGGAAAAAGGAAAAGCAAGCCACCTGATCGGTGACTATGAAAACAGCAACCGTTATTTTAATGAGGCCGACCAACTTTTGGAAAATGGAATTGGTGGTGCTATGGATGCTGTTGTTGGAACGCTTGTAAATCCCATGACCCAGGCTTATAAAGGAGAAGACTTTGAAAAGTTTATGATTCATTATTATAAGGCTCTTAACTACCTATATCTGCACAAAACAGAAGATGCGATAGTAGAAGCCCGAAGAATTAGCCTGCAATCGCAAGAGCAGGGGGATAAGTTTAACGATAAAGAGAACAGATATTCTAAAGATGCATTTTCTTTAATGCTTCAGGGTTTAATATATGAAAGCGACGGAGACGTTAATAATGCTTTTATCGCTTACCGGAATGCCGCAGAAGTTTATTTAAAAAGCCCGGATAAAACCTACTACGGAACAACTTTACCTAAAGAGCTAGAACTTGATGTACTTAGAATGGCTGATGAAAATGGCTTTAAATCGGAATTAAACAGATTTGAAGAACTGTTTAATATAAAATATCAGCCACAGCCTTCTTCGGAAGGGGGAACGCTAATTCTTTTTTGGGAAAATGGTTTAGCACCGGTTAAGCAACAAGAAGAGTTTCTTTTTTCCCTTATCCGTGGCAGTAATGGAGATCTGGTATTTACCAATGCTGCAGGGACCTTGTTTATTCCCTATAATACGGCATATGGAACCGGCGACATTAATTTAAACTCTGTTAATAGCCTAAGGGCCACTTATCCGAAATACGTGGCTCAGCGGCCTTATTTCGCCAGTGCCACAATTACAAATGCCGATTCAACAATTAGCTTTGAAAAGGCTGAAGATATTAATGAACTTGCATTTAAAACGCTCAACCAGCGTTTTGCAAAGGAGATGGGTAAAATACTGACCCGTTTGGCAGTAAAGAAAAGTGCTGAATATGCACTTAAAGCCAGCGCCAAGGGAAATGGAAAAGATGGTAAGGACAATTCCTTACTTGAGGGCTTAGGCTTCGGTATGCAGTTGTATAGCCTGCTGTCAGAGAAAGCAGATACCAGAAACTGGCAAACACTGCCCAGCGAAATCCGTTATGCCCGAATCCCGTTAAAAAAGGGGGATAATGCGATTACCCTTACTTTAAAAGGAGTCAATGGCAACAACGAAACAAAAACAATTAATATAACCGGGACCGGGAAAATGCAGTTTTATAATTACTCAACTCTGCGTTAG
- the ffh gene encoding signal recognition particle protein, producing the protein MFENLQDKLDRAFKVLKGQGSITEINVAETMKEIRKALLDADVNYKTAKSFTDEVKEKALGLNVLTAVSPGQLLTKVMNDELTALMGGEVTELDLKNNPTIILIAGLNGAGKTTFTGKLANFLKSKGKKPLLVAGDVYRPAAVDQLQILGEQIGVPVYSNTASKDPVGIALEGIAEGKKQNNNVIIIDTAGRLAIDEQMMDEIAAVKASTKPHEILFVVDAMTGQDAVNTAKAFNDRLDFTGVVLTKLDGDTRGGAALSIKSVVNKPIKFIGTGEKMEALDVFYPERMASRILGMGDVVSLVERAQQQFDEKEAAELQKKIRKNKFDFNDFYNQIQQIKKMGNMKDLMGMIPGVGKMMKNVDIEDDAFKSVEAVIQSMTKFERENPDSIQQSRRLRIAKGSGTKIEEVTKLIKQFEDMRKVMKQFSNPAAAAKMMRNMPKMPQGKM; encoded by the coding sequence ATGTTTGAAAATTTACAGGATAAGTTAGACCGCGCGTTTAAAGTTTTAAAGGGACAGGGAAGTATTACAGAGATCAACGTGGCGGAGACCATGAAAGAAATCCGTAAGGCTTTATTAGACGCCGACGTAAATTATAAAACAGCTAAAAGCTTTACCGATGAGGTTAAAGAGAAGGCATTAGGCTTAAATGTTCTTACAGCTGTTTCGCCAGGCCAATTACTTACTAAGGTAATGAACGACGAGCTTACCGCTTTAATGGGTGGAGAGGTAACAGAATTAGATCTAAAAAACAATCCTACTATTATACTTATTGCCGGGTTAAACGGTGCTGGTAAAACTACTTTTACCGGTAAATTAGCCAACTTCCTTAAAAGTAAAGGCAAGAAACCACTATTAGTTGCCGGCGACGTTTATCGCCCTGCGGCAGTAGATCAGTTACAGATTTTAGGTGAGCAGATTGGAGTTCCTGTTTATTCGAACACGGCCTCTAAAGATCCTGTTGGCATAGCCCTGGAAGGTATTGCTGAAGGTAAAAAACAAAATAATAATGTAATCATTATAGATACGGCCGGCCGTTTAGCAATAGATGAGCAGATGATGGATGAGATAGCCGCCGTAAAAGCCAGTACTAAACCGCACGAAATCCTGTTTGTTGTTGATGCCATGACCGGACAGGATGCGGTTAACACGGCAAAAGCTTTTAACGATAGATTAGACTTTACCGGTGTTGTATTAACCAAATTAGATGGTGATACACGTGGTGGTGCCGCCCTATCTATTAAATCTGTAGTAAACAAACCAATCAAGTTTATTGGTACAGGCGAGAAAATGGAAGCTCTTGATGTATTCTATCCTGAAAGGATGGCATCAAGGATTCTGGGCATGGGTGACGTAGTTTCTCTTGTTGAACGTGCGCAACAGCAGTTTGACGAAAAAGAAGCTGCTGAGCTTCAAAAGAAAATCCGCAAAAACAAGTTTGATTTTAACGATTTCTACAATCAGATCCAACAGATCAAAAAAATGGGTAACATGAAAGACCTAATGGGCATGATACCTGGTGTTGGCAAAATGATGAAGAACGTTGACATTGAAGATGATGCATTCAAAAGCGTTGAGGCTGTAATTCAGTCGATGACTAAATTTGAGCGCGAAAACCCTGATAGTATCCAACAGAGCAGACGTTTACGTATTGCTAAAGGTTCGGGTACCAAAATTGAAGAGGTAACTAAGCTGATCAAACAATTTGAAGATATGCGTAAGGTGATGAAGCAATTCTCTAACCCGGCCGCAGCTGCAAAAATGATGAGGAACATGCCTAAAATGCCTCAGGGCAAAATGTAA
- a CDS encoding DUF3078 domain-containing protein, whose protein sequence is MKSFNICLLLLFITSSSLIAQEIDTVPIETKGMEIKLKRSPLPSRTGILNYTPVKIPPVVIAEKVNYWKVRTSVGINLNQGSFSNNWKAGGVNSLAIGGLINYRAEYRKEGYGYVSEVMLEYGKVKNKDQLQKKTRDRIFWDNKADLRLSKSWYFFGSVTFESQFDKGYAYFRENNVEQASLVSKFMAPGYLTESIGFEYRPVGYFSTRIGTGTAKQTFLLDNVRNKKYNPGNYGVDTLKNFKNELAFQIVSNFDKQIFKNVNLKARYQMFIPYDRPLVHVDHRLDVELRSQINRLMNVTLTGVGLFDKDADDEIQASQALALGVAFTFPR, encoded by the coding sequence ATGAAGAGTTTTAATATCTGCCTCTTGTTACTGTTTATCACCTCATCAAGCCTGATTGCTCAGGAGATTGATACTGTGCCTATTGAAACCAAAGGCATGGAGATAAAATTAAAACGTAGTCCTTTACCATCAAGGACCGGAATACTGAATTACACACCTGTAAAGATTCCACCGGTGGTTATTGCCGAAAAAGTTAATTATTGGAAAGTAAGAACTTCTGTTGGTATTAACCTAAATCAGGGTAGCTTTTCGAATAACTGGAAAGCGGGTGGTGTAAACTCTCTTGCCATTGGCGGACTTATTAACTATCGGGCTGAATACAGAAAAGAAGGTTATGGCTATGTAAGTGAGGTAATGCTTGAATATGGCAAGGTAAAAAACAAGGATCAGCTGCAAAAGAAAACCAGAGACAGGATTTTCTGGGATAACAAAGCTGATTTAAGATTATCAAAAAGCTGGTATTTCTTTGGTTCTGTTACCTTTGAATCTCAATTTGATAAAGGATATGCCTATTTTAGAGAAAACAATGTTGAGCAAGCCTCACTTGTTTCTAAATTCATGGCTCCGGGCTATCTTACAGAATCAATCGGTTTTGAATATAGACCAGTAGGTTATTTTTCGACCAGAATTGGTACGGGTACAGCCAAACAAACATTCCTTTTGGATAACGTTAGAAACAAAAAATATAATCCTGGGAATTATGGCGTAGACACATTAAAAAACTTCAAAAACGAGCTCGCTTTTCAAATTGTAAGTAATTTTGACAAGCAAATCTTTAAAAATGTAAACCTGAAAGCAAGATATCAGATGTTTATTCCTTATGACAGGCCATTGGTACATGTTGATCACCGTTTAGATGTTGAACTAAGATCTCAGATCAACAGGTTAATGAATGTAACACTTACCGGTGTAGGTTTATTCGATAAGGATGCTGACGATGAGATACAGGCAAGTCAGGCACTGGCTTTGGGTGTGGCATTTACCTTCCCACGTTAA
- a CDS encoding glucosaminidase domain-containing protein yields the protein MNKRLIILAAVALFFSACKSRKYSRNNKAIEKEADKANPDYKSRTTVMYIDEFKGVAIEEMNKSGIPASITLAQGIIESGSGNSSLAKYANNHFGIKCTSEWKGKGYYKDDDKADDCFRVYKDARESYRDHSEFLKRKRYSALFELDKNDYKNWALGLKQAGYATNPKYPDLLINIIEKYQLYFYDLPESENEKLKREDRVFSEINANIPQEKKKFTPVATPPSKQVVKTPDTLKISTPEPVKTTDPVTIESSYTVKQGDTLYNISKRFNISVDDIKALNNLPDTGIKIGQKLVLVK from the coding sequence ATGAACAAAAGATTAATTATACTGGCAGCTGTTGCATTATTTTTCTCTGCCTGTAAATCACGCAAGTACAGTCGTAATAACAAGGCTATTGAAAAGGAGGCCGATAAGGCAAATCCTGACTATAAATCTCGTACTACGGTAATGTATATTGATGAATTTAAAGGGGTGGCAATTGAAGAGATGAACAAGTCTGGGATTCCGGCCAGTATTACCCTTGCGCAAGGCATTATTGAGTCGGGAAGTGGAAACAGCAGCCTGGCCAAGTATGCAAATAACCATTTTGGCATCAAGTGTACCTCTGAATGGAAGGGAAAAGGATATTACAAAGACGATGATAAGGCCGATGATTGTTTCAGGGTTTATAAAGATGCCCGTGAGTCTTACAGAGACCATTCTGAATTTTTGAAAAGAAAGCGCTACAGCGCTCTTTTTGAACTTGATAAAAACGATTATAAAAACTGGGCTCTTGGACTAAAACAAGCCGGCTACGCTACTAACCCTAAGTATCCGGACCTGTTGATCAATATTATTGAAAAATATCAACTGTATTTTTATGATCTTCCTGAATCAGAGAATGAAAAATTAAAACGCGAAGACCGTGTTTTCTCAGAAATCAATGCAAACATCCCTCAGGAAAAGAAAAAGTTCACTCCTGTGGCGACTCCGCCTTCAAAGCAAGTAGTTAAAACTCCTGATACCTTAAAAATAAGTACCCCAGAACCTGTAAAAACCACTGACCCAGTAACTATAGAAAGCTCTTACACTGTAAAACAAGGTGACACGCTTTATAACATATCTAAACGCTTTAACATCTCGGTAGATGATATAAAAGCATTAAACAATTTGCCAGACACCGGTATAAAAATTGGCCAGAAACTTGTGTTAGTTAAATAA
- a CDS encoding glucosaminidase domain-containing protein: MIKSILLVWVSVIAINFIAKAQTTAEYIAENVEYAQTLMREHKVPASVILAVAIHESASGTSKIARYLNNHFGIKGANSNTEIRSSYRDYPSVRESYDSFLEFLKSRSSFEALFVKYDQFDYRNWARGIQRGGYARSRTWASQIIGIIKRNDLTQYDERPDDYVEPATPVVSSKSRSARKSASAYTVKKGDSLNKIAKLKGTTASALMKKNGLKGSALKPGQKLKL, encoded by the coding sequence ATGATTAAATCAATACTGTTAGTTTGGGTTAGTGTAATCGCTATAAATTTTATTGCAAAGGCCCAAACCACAGCAGAATATATTGCGGAGAATGTAGAATATGCGCAAACGCTAATGAGGGAACATAAAGTGCCTGCCAGCGTTATTCTTGCTGTTGCAATTCATGAATCGGCCTCGGGCACCAGTAAAATTGCCAGGTATCTTAACAATCACTTTGGTATTAAAGGCGCCAACAGCAATACAGAAATCCGCTCATCATACAGAGACTACCCATCTGTTCGCGAATCGTATGATAGTTTTTTGGAATTCTTAAAAAGCCGCTCCTCTTTTGAAGCCCTTTTTGTGAAATATGATCAGTTTGATTACAGAAACTGGGCCAGAGGGATACAACGCGGAGGCTATGCACGCAGCCGGACCTGGGCATCGCAAATTATAGGGATTATTAAAAGAAATGACCTTACACAATACGATGAAAGGCCTGATGATTATGTAGAACCTGCAACACCAGTGGTGAGCAGCAAATCCAGATCGGCAAGGAAATCAGCATCAGCTTATACTGTTAAAAAGGGCGACAGCCTGAATAAAATAGCGAAGTTGAAGGGAACAACGGCTTCGGCATTAATGAAAAAAAACGGACTAAAAGGCTCCGCGCTTAAACCCGGACAAAAACTTAAACTATAA
- a CDS encoding O-methyltransferase, producing the protein MSLISDDMQQLLLNYCEPESKLLQKIDRETNLKVLMPRMLSGHYQGRVLSFLSKMISPVRALEIGTFTGYATLCLAEGLVDNGIIYTLDINEELEDMVRSNFAESEFNSKIKYILGDATQTVNSLDETFDLVFIDADKKNNGTYYDLVFNKIRPGGLIIVDNVLWSGKVLNTNQDKDTKNITTFNDKIAADDRVEKLILPVRDGLFIIRKK; encoded by the coding sequence ATGAGCCTTATCAGCGATGACATGCAACAGCTTTTGCTTAATTACTGCGAACCAGAAAGCAAATTGCTGCAAAAAATAGATAGAGAAACCAACTTAAAAGTACTGATGCCCAGGATGCTTTCGGGCCATTATCAGGGCAGGGTACTTAGCTTTCTAAGCAAAATGATAAGCCCAGTGCGTGCTTTGGAAATTGGCACTTTTACGGGCTATGCAACTTTGTGCCTTGCCGAAGGGTTAGTAGATAACGGGATCATTTATACCCTGGACATAAATGAAGAACTGGAAGATATGGTGCGCAGCAACTTTGCTGAATCTGAGTTCAACAGCAAAATAAAATACATACTTGGCGATGCAACCCAAACTGTAAACTCATTAGACGAAACCTTTGATCTTGTGTTTATTGATGCGGACAAGAAAAACAATGGCACTTATTATGATCTTGTTTTCAACAAAATCAGGCCTGGTGGACTCATTATAGTTGATAATGTGCTATGGAGTGGAAAAGTACTGAACACCAACCAGGACAAAGACACTAAAAATATCACTACATTTAATGACAAAATTGCGGCAGATGACCGTGTAGAGAAACTCATTCTACCTGTTAGAGACGGGTTGTTTATCATCAGAAAAAAATAA